The Prevotella sp. E9-3 genome has a window encoding:
- a CDS encoding ParA family protein: MKKNITITWANEKGGVGKTTLCTLFANYLSEKKVSDVCVLDCDRQHSIVDKRKFDSQSLQTDKVPYEVKQIEIDRLQQSAQLLKSVKTANGIYLFDSPGNIYLEGMVPLLGFSDVIVCPYQYEFNCLSATQKFLNLVGKIWITYLKGRQKPKLIFVPNLVIRTRGTAAELQTWKKTDEALAQAGGIVTPMVADRADIARYNTFGNTKIQAECVAPAFDMIYNELQKLE; the protein is encoded by the coding sequence ATGAAAAAGAACATTACCATTACTTGGGCGAATGAGAAAGGTGGTGTAGGTAAGACCACCCTGTGTACGCTCTTCGCCAACTATCTGTCTGAGAAAAAAGTGTCTGATGTCTGTGTCCTGGACTGTGACCGGCAGCACTCCATCGTTGACAAGCGCAAGTTTGACAGCCAGAGCCTGCAAACGGATAAGGTGCCTTACGAGGTCAAGCAGATTGAGATTGACCGCCTGCAGCAGTCGGCACAGCTCTTAAAGTCTGTAAAGACTGCCAACGGCATCTATCTATTTGACTCTCCCGGCAATATCTATCTGGAGGGTATGGTGCCTTTGCTGGGCTTCAGCGATGTGATTGTCTGTCCGTATCAGTATGAGTTCAACTGTCTGAGTGCAACTCAGAAGTTTCTCAATCTGGTGGGAAAGATCTGGATAACCTACCTCAAAGGACGGCAGAAGCCGAAACTGATATTTGTACCGAACCTCGTCATCCGTACCCGGGGTACGGCAGCGGAGCTTCAGACATGGAAGAAGACGGACGAGGCACTGGCACAGGCAGGTGGCATCGTCACACCGATGGTAGCTGACAGGGCTGACATTGCCCGTTACAACACCTTCGGGAACACGAAGATTCAGGCTGAGTGCGTAGCACCTGCCTTCGACATGATTTACAATGAACTTCAAAAACTGGAATAA
- a CDS encoding nucleotidyltransferase yields the protein MNERDKELNEVLEELAKNLDITDTEDAAIRLSYQAVGEYLAQEGSSLSEYDVEIFPQGSFNLGTIIRPIIEGDDLDIDLVCELKSKKPEWTQYDVKQQVGDRLKESKRYRELLDEEGRRCWTLLYRDNATTTTQKYHMDILPSIVDKNYKTIVREMFSARELSESDYDKAAIRITDNESPDYKTSPLPLTWLKSNPFGYARWFELQQQKGETGDVRFFTRDDVNPLPDKRKSKTILQRVVQLLKRHRDIHYGGDDDKPISIIITTLAAKAYDGEKDLVLAFRNVVAKMRNYIETRIEDGKEVKWVPNPVNSQENFADKWPETPRKQRLFYEWLDKLEANVQNMVSSSDRLLLERHFSDSFGKDMSQKTFAALAKRKLEERKSGNLRMGATGILSSVGSTAVAAGHNFFGGEDDE from the coding sequence ATGAACGAGAGAGACAAAGAATTAAATGAGGTTCTGGAAGAGTTAGCAAAGAATCTTGATATTACGGATACTGAAGACGCTGCTATTCGTTTGAGCTATCAGGCTGTAGGTGAATATCTAGCTCAGGAGGGCTCCTCACTTAGTGAATATGATGTGGAAATCTTTCCCCAAGGATCATTCAATCTTGGTACAATTATTCGCCCAATTATTGAAGGTGATGATTTGGATATTGATTTAGTATGTGAACTAAAGTCTAAGAAGCCAGAGTGGACACAGTACGATGTCAAGCAGCAAGTAGGAGATCGTCTAAAGGAAAGTAAGCGCTATAGAGAGCTGCTAGATGAAGAAGGCCGTCGATGCTGGACATTACTTTATCGTGATAATGCCACAACGACTACCCAGAAGTATCATATGGATATATTACCAAGTATAGTCGACAAGAACTATAAAACTATTGTCCGAGAGATGTTTTCTGCCAGAGAACTGTCAGAATCCGACTATGATAAAGCAGCTATTAGAATCACGGACAATGAAAGTCCTGATTATAAAACCAGCCCTTTGCCATTAACATGGCTGAAGAGCAACCCTTTTGGATATGCCCGCTGGTTTGAATTGCAGCAACAGAAAGGCGAAACCGGTGATGTGCGTTTCTTTACTAGAGATGATGTGAATCCATTGCCAGATAAACGAAAGAGTAAGACAATACTTCAAAGAGTAGTGCAGCTACTTAAACGACACCGTGACATTCACTATGGTGGGGATGATGATAAACCTATATCTATAATAATAACGACTCTTGCAGCAAAAGCTTATGATGGAGAAAAGGACCTTGTTTTAGCTTTCCGCAATGTCGTTGCAAAAATGAGAAATTATATTGAGACTCGTATAGAGGATGGAAAGGAAGTCAAATGGGTGCCAAACCCAGTCAATAGTCAAGAGAATTTCGCTGACAAATGGCCTGAGACTCCTCGAAAACAGCGTCTTTTTTACGAATGGCTTGACAAGCTAGAGGCAAATGTACAAAACATGGTATCTTCTAGTGATCGTTTGTTACTTGAGCGACACTTTAGTGATTCGTTTGGAAAAGATATGTCTCAGAAGACATTTGCTGCCTTAGCCAAGCGTAAACTCGAAGAGCGTAAATCAGGCAACTTGCGTATGGGGGCAACTGGCATTTTATCTTCTGTCGGAAGCACAGCCGTAGCAGCTGGTCACAATTTCTTTGGAGGTGAGGACGATGAATAA
- a CDS encoding SAVED domain-containing protein yields the protein MSKRTLSPQDQRVLLAEAGGQCELDGCPEFIYEDMLTKQEFNFGEYAHIIGDSKDGPRGDVVLSDEYCTNRKNIMLLCPKHHKMIDTLLEKYSTEDLFAMKKRHEERVRRILSIGKDRFSTVITYAANVGCHNCVISPDEANETLLLDGWYPSESRPVELGLVNSSVKDKSPEYWATEQQNLERQFQLKVEQYMQANRMSRFSVFAIAPMPLLVLLGTLMSDKFDAQVYQLHKEPRSWMWQADKEQPFMVNEPSDKGGHPVLVFSLSSAAIRERVEKLYPEKGVSIWEMTVPEPNNDYLRSKEQLSDFRVKVRAILEDINHHAPTGESIDVHMAMSVSCAVTLGMVRNTKADRAFNLFDRNNDQDIKVMTI from the coding sequence ATGTCAAAAAGAACATTAAGTCCACAGGATCAGAGAGTATTACTTGCCGAAGCAGGTGGTCAATGTGAATTAGATGGATGTCCAGAATTTATCTATGAGGATATGCTGACGAAGCAAGAATTCAATTTTGGTGAATATGCACATATTATTGGTGATTCGAAGGATGGCCCACGTGGAGATGTTGTCTTATCAGATGAGTACTGCACTAACAGAAAAAATATTATGTTGCTATGTCCAAAGCATCACAAAATGATAGATACACTCTTGGAGAAGTATTCTACTGAAGATCTCTTTGCGATGAAGAAACGTCATGAAGAGCGTGTGCGTCGCATTCTAAGCATTGGTAAGGATAGATTTTCCACGGTGATTACTTATGCTGCCAATGTGGGTTGTCATAATTGTGTTATCAGTCCTGACGAAGCTAATGAGACGCTACTTCTTGACGGGTGGTATCCATCTGAATCAAGACCTGTTGAATTAGGACTTGTAAATTCTTCTGTTAAGGATAAATCCCCAGAGTATTGGGCAACAGAGCAGCAAAATCTTGAACGACAATTTCAATTGAAGGTCGAACAATATATGCAAGCCAACAGAATGAGCCGTTTTTCCGTGTTTGCTATAGCTCCCATGCCACTGTTGGTGTTACTTGGAACTCTGATGTCAGATAAGTTTGATGCACAGGTCTATCAACTTCACAAGGAGCCCCGCTCTTGGATGTGGCAAGCTGATAAGGAGCAGCCATTCATGGTTAATGAACCGAGTGATAAGGGTGGTCACCCAGTATTGGTATTCTCCCTTAGTTCTGCAGCTATTCGAGAGAGAGTTGAAAAATTATACCCAGAAAAAGGTGTAAGCATTTGGGAAATGACGGTACCAGAACCCAACAATGACTATTTACGCTCAAAAGAACAACTGAGTGATTTTCGCGTGAAAGTTAGAGCCATCCTTGAAGACATCAATCATCATGCGCCTACCGGCGAAAGTATAGATGTTCATATGGCTATGTCAGTGTCTTGTGCAGTCACATTGGGTATGGTTCGCAATACAAAGGCTGATAGGGCATTCAACCTATTTGACAGAAATAATGATCAGGATATAAAAGTAATGACAATTTAA
- a CDS encoding ATP/GTP-binding protein, with amino-acid sequence MIECIKIKNFLSFKDEQEISFVASREISASQSEQESWFTEIGGTRLLKMLIFIGNNGAGKTNALSAISYLRHLAVSSYSDKEEKPTYKPFLLDEDSRNQPTEITMYYYIGEERFSYRVVLNADYIVEESLILHNGRSTASVYKRLYTDGRTVINFGNNCDLNSEDRKALVVSTLNNTTVLASFGSKNLASEVLKKHYLYFRREIRMVTGSDFDPMELVEDKDALNQPTIKKVIIDLLHGVDAKINDYVLTEHVFDIPKEFLDDAPKSLIEQIRKNSSDGKIHKWDMNFYHQTSHGTYPIDVEMESRGTISMIRMVVLILDMIKNRRCTLIDEFSYSIHQIAMNLLLRMYIALTSRSQLILTTQTIALLMNKRLRRDIIRICKKNEDGETQILKVNQSKIHKNNNLFKVYMDNELDGLPFIEDDFDFDTFITEVKSALN; translated from the coding sequence ATGATAGAGTGTATTAAGATCAAGAATTTTCTCTCGTTCAAAGATGAACAGGAAATATCTTTTGTGGCATCTCGTGAAATAAGTGCGAGCCAAAGCGAACAAGAGTCTTGGTTCACAGAGATAGGTGGTACAAGGTTACTAAAGATGCTTATATTTATAGGAAACAATGGTGCAGGTAAAACCAATGCTTTAAGTGCTATTAGTTATCTACGTCATCTTGCCGTTAGCAGTTATAGTGATAAGGAGGAAAAACCAACCTATAAGCCTTTCTTGCTGGATGAAGATTCACGTAATCAACCCACAGAGATTACTATGTATTATTATATAGGTGAAGAGAGATTTTCGTATCGGGTTGTACTGAATGCAGATTATATAGTAGAGGAATCATTAATTCTCCATAATGGACGTAGTACTGCTTCTGTCTATAAGCGGTTATATACCGATGGTCGGACAGTGATTAATTTTGGAAATAATTGCGACTTAAATAGTGAGGACAGAAAAGCACTTGTGGTAAGCACGCTAAATAATACAACGGTATTGGCTTCTTTTGGCTCAAAAAATCTTGCTAGTGAGGTTTTGAAGAAACACTATCTTTATTTCCGTAGAGAAATTCGAATGGTTACAGGTTCTGATTTTGATCCCATGGAATTGGTGGAAGATAAGGATGCGCTAAATCAGCCGACAATTAAGAAGGTAATCATTGATTTGTTGCATGGTGTTGACGCTAAGATAAACGATTATGTGCTCACGGAACATGTATTTGATATTCCCAAAGAATTTCTTGATGATGCGCCAAAATCTCTGATAGAACAGATTCGTAAAAATAGTTCTGATGGCAAGATTCATAAATGGGATATGAATTTCTATCACCAAACATCCCATGGCACATATCCTATTGATGTTGAGATGGAATCGAGAGGGACAATAAGTATGATTAGAATGGTTGTACTTATTCTAGATATGATTAAAAACAGACGCTGTACACTGATTGATGAATTTAGTTATTCAATCCACCAAATAGCAATGAACCTGTTATTACGGATGTATATAGCACTTACGTCTAGAAGTCAATTGATATTAACGACCCAGACCATAGCTCTGTTAATGAATAAAAGACTACGTCGCGATATTATCAGAATCTGCAAAAAAAATGAAGATGGAGAAACACAGATTCTCAAAGTAAACCAGTCCAAAATTCACAAGAATAATAATTTGTTTAAGGTATATATGGATAACGAATTGGATGGTCTTCCTTTCATAGAGGACGATTTCGATTTTGACACATTCATTACTGAGGTTAAGTCAGCTCTTAATTGA
- a CDS encoding ATP/GTP-binding protein — protein MILQFKAKNILSIRDEQILDFTASADNTYEDYAVVKIKNVRISKLGVIYGPNASGKSNILKALFWLFQFMTNEEPRKQSIGTGLVPFKMDKDSRNEHSFMSIIFYIEDSRYEYSIELDAERVYHEEMYYYPNSRKALVYERTWNPEKKSSAVTFGPLLKLTATQKLFIESNCVANATVLSTYQNSNVDRNDMLDTILQYMKLQILASLDSNTDIVSFANEIVKDIEASKPFIREMLVQADFNITDLYLKEKEESERTFIMSNKADSDDMVLEAGPLDNLFFTHQTPFYRGDMKDAEESEGTLRMYGLAAILFLLIKQNQILLCDELENSLHYDLFTHIIKSFLVNSERGQLIFSTHNLMLLDEDFIRRDMVYFTNKNEAGATEIYRAKDFGLHKDVSILNAYRGGKLGAKPNLGSIFTNIPE, from the coding sequence ATGATTCTACAGTTCAAAGCTAAGAATATCCTTTCAATAAGGGATGAGCAGATACTGGATTTCACGGCATCTGCCGACAACACATACGAGGATTATGCTGTTGTGAAGATCAAAAATGTAAGGATTTCCAAGTTAGGTGTCATCTATGGTCCAAACGCATCAGGAAAGAGTAACATACTAAAGGCTCTTTTCTGGCTGTTCCAGTTTATGACCAACGAGGAACCGCGCAAACAGTCAATCGGCACTGGTCTGGTTCCCTTCAAGATGGATAAGGACAGTAGAAACGAACATTCCTTCATGTCGATAATCTTCTATATTGAAGATTCGCGCTACGAATATTCCATAGAACTGGATGCTGAAAGAGTGTACCATGAGGAGATGTACTACTATCCAAATTCACGAAAGGCTTTGGTATATGAACGTACATGGAATCCCGAAAAGAAGTCATCGGCAGTTACCTTTGGCCCTCTGCTGAAGCTTACGGCAACTCAGAAACTCTTCATTGAGTCAAACTGTGTGGCCAATGCAACCGTGCTCTCTACCTATCAGAACTCCAATGTGGACAGGAACGATATGCTAGACACTATTCTTCAATATATGAAGTTGCAGATTTTGGCATCCCTTGATTCCAATACAGATATTGTTTCCTTCGCAAACGAGATTGTCAAGGATATAGAGGCAAGTAAGCCTTTTATCCGTGAAATGCTAGTTCAGGCAGATTTCAACATCACAGACTTGTACCTAAAGGAAAAAGAGGAGAGTGAGCGAACTTTCATAATGTCTAATAAGGCGGATAGTGATGACATGGTTCTCGAAGCTGGTCCATTAGACAACTTGTTTTTCACTCACCAGACGCCATTCTATAGGGGTGACATGAAAGATGCAGAGGAATCCGAAGGTACATTGAGAATGTATGGACTGGCAGCAATTTTATTCTTGCTCATCAAACAGAACCAGATTCTTCTCTGTGATGAATTGGAGAACTCTCTCCACTATGATCTGTTCACACATATCATCAAGTCTTTCTTGGTGAACTCAGAACGGGGGCAGCTGATATTCTCCACTCACAACCTGATGCTGCTCGACGAAGATTTCATTCGCCGCGACATGGTTTATTTCACGAACAAGAACGAGGCTGGAGCCACGGAAATTTACCGTGCCAAGGACTTCGGATTACATAAGGACGTCTCTATCCTCAATGCTTATCGCGGAGGTAAACTTGGAGCAAAACCCAATCTCGGCAGTATCTTCACTAATATTCCAGAGTAA